The proteins below are encoded in one region of Triticum aestivum cultivar Chinese Spring chromosome 1B, IWGSC CS RefSeq v2.1, whole genome shotgun sequence:
- the LOC123100447 gene encoding E3 ubiquitin-protein ligase WAV3-like has translation MRRPKPSSAAPMADADADVCAICLGAMLRGQAGFTAECSHAFHLNCISASVAHGNHDCPLCKAPWTVLPAVNAPRASSSQQLVRRAYQDDEPTVPAQAAAENNGGSGAAAVVIRTHCEVPALARGAARENFAVLVHAKAPSSEAARASLDLVTVLDVSGSMAGSKLALLKRAMGFVIDNLGPADRLSVVSFSNNASRLIRLARMSDAGKAAAKQAVESLFANGGTNIGEGLRVAADVLDCRRHMNAVASIMLLSDGQDTYNGADYITLVPPSLRGYNGAGVRPPAVHTFGFGTDHDAAAMHTIAEATGGTFSFIQNQAIVQDAFAQCIGGLLTVVVQEARIAVTCLHPGVRVREVKSGRYDSHVDADGRASSVDVGELYADEERRFLLLMDVPTAEDAEEVTGLLKVSCTYQDAATGQAATVDGDDAVVQRPVEATEVEPSMEVERERLRVAATEDMAAAREAADRGEHAEGGRILRRRLGAMKGSARAHKDLDCEELEDEMHDFIGLVEDRQQYQKFGHARILSGMSSHRNQRAATLGKPPGGRGGRGRGAAYATPAMKKMVDKSREQRQTAAAPAPQPKRKHGRGQQPDSKSGTGKRHKKH, from the coding sequence ATGCGACGACCCAAACCTTCCTCTGCCGCGCCCATGGCGGACGCGGACGCCGACGTCTGCGCCATCTGCCTCGGCGCCATGCTCCGCGGCCAGGCCGGCTTCACCGCCGAGTGCTCCCACGCCTTCCACCTCAACTGCATCTCCGCCAGCGTCGCCCACGGCAACCACGACTGCCCGCTCTGCAAGGCGCCCTGGACCGTCCTCCCCGCCGTCAACGCCCCACGCGCGTCGTCGTCCCAGCAGCTGGTGCGACGCGCGTACCAGGACGACGAGCCGACCGTCCCGGCACAGGCCGCGGCGGAAAACAACGGCGGATCAGGAGCCGCGGCGGTGGTCATCAGGACGCACTGCGAGGTCCCGGCCCTGGCCAGGGGCGCGGCCCGCGAGAACTTCGCCGTGCTCGTGCACGCCAAGGCGCCGTCCTCCGAGGCGGCGCGCGCGTCGCTTGACCTGGTGACCGTGCTCGACGTCAGCGGCAGCATGGCCGGCAGCAAGCTGGCTCTGCTCAAGCGGGCCATGGGGTTCGTCATCGACAACCTCGGCCCGGCCGACCGCCTCTCCGTCGTGTCCTTCTCCAACAACGCCAGCCGCCTGATCCGGCTCGCGCGCATGTCCGACGCGGGGAAGGCCGCGGCGAAGCAGGCCGTGGAGTCCCTCTTCGCGAACGGCGGCACGAACATCGGCGAGGGCCTACGTGTGGCTGCCGATGTGCTTGACTGCCGACGGCACATGAACGCCGTCGCCAGTATCATGCTTCTCTCCGATGGGCAGGACACGTACAACGGCGCCGACTACATCACCCTGGTGCCACCTTCTCTCAGGGGGTACAACGGCGCGGGAGTCCGGCCTCCGGCGGTTCACACATTCGGCTTCGGCACGGACCACGACGCCGCGGCCATGCACACCATCGCGGAGGCCACCGGCGGCACGTTTTCCTTCATCCAGAACCAGGCGATCGTCCAGGACGCGTTCGCGCAGTGCATCGGCGGCCTCCTCACGGTCGTCGTGCAGGAGGCGCGCATCGCGGTGACATGCTTGCACCCCGGCGTGCGCGTCCGGGAGGTCAAGTCCGGCCGCTACGACAGCCACGTGGACGCCGATGGCCGTGCTTCCTCGGTGGACGTGGGCGAGCTCTACGCCGACGAGGAGAGGCGCTTCTTGCTACTCATGGACGTGCCAACGGCCGAGGACGCTGAAGAAGTCACCGGCCTGCTCAAGGTGAGCTGCACGTACCAGGATGCGGCGACCGGGCAGGCGGCCACCGTCGACGGAGACGACGCGGTTGTCCAGAGGCCCGTCGAGGCGACCGAGGTGGAGCCGTCCATGGAGGTGGAGCGCGAGCGCCTCCGGGTGGCGGCAACCGAGGACATGGCGGCGGCACGCGAGGCGGCTGATCGCGGAGAACATGCCGAGGGCGGACGGATACTACGAAGGCGGCTGGGGGCTATGAAGGGCTCGGCGCGCGCTCACAAGGACCTCGACTGCGAGGAGCTGGAGGACGAAATGCACGACTTCATCGGTCTCGTGGAAGACAGGCAGCAGTACCAAAAGTTTGGGCACGCGCGCATCCTGTCGGGCATGAGCTCGCACCGGAATCAGCGCGCCGCCACGCTGGGGAAGCCGCCTGGTGGCCGTGGCGGCCGCGGGCGGGGGGCGGCTTACGCGACTCCAgcaatgaagaagatggtggacaAGTCACGCGAGCAGCGGCAGACCGCAGCGGCGCCGGCACCACAGCCGAAGAGGAAGCATGGCAGAGGGCAGCAGCCAGATTCCAAGAGCGGCACGGGCAAACGTCACAAAAAACATTAA